A DNA window from Ranitomeya imitator isolate aRanImi1 chromosome 2, aRanImi1.pri, whole genome shotgun sequence contains the following coding sequences:
- the SPRY3 gene encoding protein sprouty homolog 3 translates to MESSTGDIQQVLSIDQIRSIRANNDYVERPTVSFMQTWSNPSLSQHAAKQEWPNDHLVSYNHQDIHRSQSHQHQPQHLTHDLSHSSTISSVSRSTTASDQRLLTGITPSQSRNSLMRTQPKDGDLKQDQFIKGLMEKSDRYMGHLFICEECGRCICDECTQVRKLPSCWICDQRCLCSAENVLDYGTCLCCIKGLFYHCSSNDEDEEDNCADSPCSCNQGSCCARWAVMSFLSFFMPCLCCYPPMKGCLTLCQKGYDKVKRPGCRCENHTNTVCRKISSSSGTPFPRPFDKPV, encoded by the coding sequence ATGGAGAGTTCTACAGGGGACATCCAGCAGGTCCTTTCCATAGACCAAATCCGTTCCATCAGGGCCAACAACGATTATGTGGAACGACCTACTGTCTCATTCATGCAAACCTGGTCAAATCCTTCACTTTCCCAACATGCTGCAAAGCAAGAGTGGCCTAATGATCACCTGGTATCTTACAACCACCAAGATATTCATCGTAGCCAAAGTCATCAACACCAACCACAACATCTTACCCATGATTTAAGCCATTCAAGTACAATAAGCTCAGTGTCTCGAAGCACCACAGCTTCAGATCAAAGACTACTAACTGGGATAACTCCATCTCAATCAAGGAATTCCCTTATGAGGACACAACCCAAGGATGGAGACTTAAAGCAAGATCAATTTATAAAAGGATTAATGGAAAAGTCCGACAGATATATGGGCCACCTTTTTATCTGTGAAGAATGTGGGCGCTGCATATGTGACGAGTGTACGCAAGTTCGAAAACTTCCCTCTTGTTGGATTTGTGACCAGCGCTGCTTGTGCTCTGCCGAAAATGTATTAGATTATGGAACGTGCCTTTGTTGTATCAAAGGCCTCTTCTACCACTGTTCCTCTAAcgatgaggatgaagaggacaaTTGTGCTGATAGTCCCTGTTCTTGCAACCAAGGCTCCTGTTGTGCTCGTTGGGCAGTCATGAGCTTCCTTTCTTTCTTCATGCCCTGTCTATGCTGCTATCCCCCTATGAAAGGCTGCCTGACCCTCTGCCAGAAGGGCTATGATAAAGTAAAAAGACCAGGCTGTCGTTGTGAAAATCACACCAACACTGTCTGCAGAAAAATATCCTCATCTAGTGGCACACCATTTCCAAGGCCTTTCGATAAACCGGTATGA